The window GCGCCGCCACTGCTGCATCCCATCACCGCTCGTCCATCGGGATCATCGGTGAGGGCAATGTTGGGATAGGCCGCGCGAATTTCAGAGTTGTTGACGACCGCCGGCAAGACTTCGTCGTTGATAAACCGCGCCAAGCGATCGGACATCGTGTCGTACTCAAGCCCTCGCTCGCTACCGTAACTGTCGTCGCCACCGTTCTGAACCGCGATGGCAATGAAAGGTGGCAGGCGACGATCGGGGTGCTCAGAAATGGTCAAATTGTCGAGGGCGTTGCGAACGAGATCGAGCCGTGCGGGGCCATCGTGAATGATCAATAAGGGGGCCTTCGTTCCGTCTTGGTATGCCGCCGGAACATACACGAACACCTTGCGAGCTGTCCGGACCGTTTTCTTTGGATCTAGCGTGGCATCGTCGCCCCGAAAAATCTTACTGTCAGCCAATCGCATCTCAAATTCGAATGACTTGCCTTTTGGGTTCCCTTGATCTGTCAGGTCTGGATCGGTTGTGTAATCAGGGCCAATCTCAAAGTTGCCGTCACCCAGTAGATGTTGGAGTGGTGTTTGTGCAGGAGTATCCTCGCCATGGGCAGGCGCTCCCGAGAGAGTGAGTTGCAGCATGATCGACGACAGCGCAACAACTCCAGCGGAGCCAATGCGACAGGCGAGAAGATAGGTGAGTGGAGGCATTATTTCTTGAGTAAGGTCAGAATGGGAGGAGGGGCATGACGAGTGGCTATTCTAACCACTCTGGTGACGTGCGGGGTGTCTGCATCCATTGTCCACCTCTAAGCGATCAGGCAACCTAGACGCGTCCTATTTTCTATCTCGCTCACGATAC of the Allorhodopirellula heiligendammensis genome contains:
- a CDS encoding alpha/beta hydrolase-fold protein; its protein translation is MLQLTLSGAPAHGEDTPAQTPLQHLLGDGNFEIGPDYTTDPDLTDQGNPKGKSFEFEMRLADSKIFRGDDATLDPKKTVRTARKVFVYVPAAYQDGTKAPLLIIHDGPARLDLVRNALDNLTISEHPDRRLPPFIAIAVQNGGDDSYGSERGLEYDTMSDRLARFINDEVLPAVVNNSEIRAAYPNIALTDDPDGRAVMGCSSGGAAALTMGWFRPDLFRRLITYSGTFVDQQDEDAAEEANYPLGAWEYHSGKKLIENSEKKPLRIFTHVAENDLRNQDPAETYHNWVMANRRTAAALAAKDYDYRFVFSRGTRHCDQKVFKQTLADTLVWAWQGYR